Below is a genomic region from Microcaecilia unicolor chromosome 9, aMicUni1.1, whole genome shotgun sequence.
gatggagggcaggggaaaggagggtcactgctggacataggtggatggagggcaggggagaggagggtcactgggtatgggtgtatgcagggcaggggagaggagggtcactgctggacatgggtggatggagggcaggggaaaggagggtcactgggtatgggtgcatgcagggcagggggagagaagagtcactggacatgggtggattgagggcaggggagaggagggaaaaaatgctggacatggatggaggggagggaagagtgaggaaggagatgagatgagggaaaaagaagagaggagaaaaactgcacacggatgaagaaaataggcagaagctgaggaccagaaatgaagaagaaaggaggaaaggaaagaaataaatggaaaggaagccctggaaacagagataagaggacagatagcagcagaatcggatactgggccagcatgatcagaaaaacagtcaccagacaacaaaggtagaaaaaaaatcattttattttcattatagtgtttggaatatgttcactttgagaatcaggtgctcaacgttaaaagtttatatgtatttacttatttatggcattttatcgcacattaaacatgaattagattggaacctgggatcatttaattttttttcctggagtgatgcactgccaccccccccccccccccaggctctctccccggctatagccagctctgcaatttgggggggagggtgcagagggggacggggggcgcagagggggaccagggagagagcctgttgttaaacatttaccagcacaccactggttacatctgtgacccctgatgcaggcacttgccGAAatacagcccgtgttgggtcctccAGTAAGTATACCTATTGACACTCCCTAACTCTGAAGTAGAACGTTGTtccacggggacagaaatctaacccggcCCTGCCCGGCCCCATGGGAATCTAACTCGTCTCTGCCCATCCCCGTGGGGACTCTAACCCATCCACGCCCGTCCCCACCGCAAGTAATCTCCTTTGCTGTCCCACagtcactttgaccccccccccccccaagaaagccagattctacaagcagtaaaaattctagtaaaagcagcataaatcattttcttctgtaaTCTGCTAAGATAGCAGATGTTCAGATTAGCAGGACCTAAAGctttccaaaacaagtaaagtcagaaacaaaacaatttatacttaattgttcaacCGCCCTTAGGAATCACCTTtaagtttaaaaagcaaaaccatgtgtatgtaaggaatggataaacgaattaaagcaaagtttaaagcaaatgcccttaatatgtaatacttggtagcaataatgaaacagtgatacaATATTCACATAGAAAACAGCCTGaagcaacagatttattttccactgaacataattaacttttgtATAAACTTGGTGGCTAAAACTGtgcagaactggacaatgttggcacatttagactaacattggacagaacttctgcatgaaggaaaccttTCCCTCAATATTCAATAcgtctctgtgaaatagtagtaataaaaaaggcaagttcatttttataatacaccactgcaatccataaaacaaaaggagcaaatccccacatgctatctttttcttttaatctacgcacaggaaaaataaagattttaaatgctcccaggtttcaacctaattcatgtttaatgtgggatataaacataataaataaataagtaaataaatagatagtcagaaagtctgaatgttgagcacctgattctcataacaggatatctgttttagtggcccattatcaggagagaaaacaaaaatctctgcacgaatgtaACAGTGTTAGGGCGTCCCTTTAaacagctcctccaaatgacacactgattataaacaaattactaatctacctatgaaaaattattctgttattatacttcctctgtgtacatccatatgctacataagtcagtatgtttgaaaatgtgagtttaaataaaaatgctaccaacaataaagaacaacgtggatgcagcagctcatagttttGCTCCCTTTGATTTGCGTGTACAGCGATGACGGCTGTgcaaggaaggggaaacagagactactATAtcttcaactccctccctccctctcacccacccactTACCTCTCTTCCAGCCCTGGATGTCCTCCCCAAACGTAGCTTGCATCACCCTgctggtctagtggcttgcttttgggcaggaaaggtccccacgctttcctgcctgctgtcgcTGATCCTCTTGCCGCggctgcttgaagtctcggcagtcatCTTATCAAGCGCTGGCACCAGCGAAAGGATCAGCGGTTGAGGGCAGGAAAGCATGGggacctttcctgccccgaaacAAGTGATCTGAGGTATGTGTGGGGAGGCCATCCAGGGATGGAGGAGAGGTgaatgggagggtgggagggagttgaagACAGggtagtctctgtttccccttcgcTCCTCTCCGTGGAAACCCCGCAGGTCCCgggtccatccccgtgggatctccATGGACCTTggtccatccccacgggatctCCACGATCCTGGAGGAGATCCCGCTATCCCCATTCCATGCAGCTCTCTACGCTGAAGGCTCATCATGCTTCTTTGTATgttctctctctatctccacctgctggtagaggacaTAACCTGTAAGTCTCTGGATTGAACTGTGGGACGTAATGGAAGAACCTGTTAGATTAACCTGAGATGAAGAGACAATCCCACATACAGTGTGTCATAACAGCAATTCCCTGAAAACTCTTAGCACCTCACCTACacgaaaggaaaaggaaaacctAAGCCTTACTTACCTAGAATAACCGATACTTAATTTTAGGAGAAACAGATTCTGCCCTGAAAAATATgaggagaaaaaggaaagagaacAAGCAATGTATACTCAGAAAAAACTAACGTAACTCCTGCTCCTCCGAAGTCCAAGTATAAAATCCTTCTTTGCAAGTCCCTTATGTTTCATCAATAACACTCAATGGATGGAAAAAAGCTAGGGAACCAATCAGAGGCAGAATACTCAATGGATGGAGAAAAgcacaggaaccaacaagaggcaCAACACTCAAGGgatggagaaaagaaagaaaatcaatcAGAGGCAGAACATTCAATGGAAGAAGAAAAGCAAGGGAACCAATTAGAGGCAGAACACTCAGTGGATGGAAAAAGCAACAACACCCTGTGACAGAAGACCGAGTATAAAATCCCTCTTTGTTTCATGAACAACACTCAAAGGATGGAAAAAAAGCAAGGGAACCAACCAGAGGCAGAACACTCAATGGATGGAGAAAAGCACGGGAACCAACAAGAGGCAGAACACTCAATGGATGGAAAAAAGCATGGGAACCAACAAGAGGCACAACACTCAATGGATGGAAAAAAGCAAGGGAACCAATCAGAGACAGAACACTCAATGGATGGAGAAAAGCACGGGAACCAACAAGAGGCAGAACTCTCAATGgatggagaaaagaaagaaaatcaatcAGAGGCAGAACACTCAATGGATGGAGAAAAGCACGGGAACCAACAAGAGGCAGAACACTCAATGGATGGAAAAAAGCACGGGAACCAACAAGAGGCACAACACTCAATGGATGGAAAAAAGCAAGGGAACCAATCAGAGGCAGAACACTCAATGGATGGAGAAAAGCACGGGAACCAACAAGAGGCAGAACTCTCAATGGatagagaaaagaaagaaaatcaatcAGAGGCAGAACACTCAATGGATGGAGAAAAgcacaggaaccaacaagaggcaGAACTCTCAATGgatggagaaaagaaagaaaatcaatcAGAGGCAGAACACTCAATGGATGGAGAAAAGCACGGGAACCAACAAGAGGCAGAACACTCAATGGATGGAGAAAATCACGGGAACCAACAAGAGGCACAACACTCAATGGATGGAGAAAAGCACGGGAACCAACAAGAGGCACAACACTCAATGGATGGAAAAAAGCAAGGGAACCAATCAGAGGCAGAACACTCAATGGATGGAAAAAAGCAAGGGAACCAATCAGAGGCAGAACACTCAATGGATGGAGAAAAGCACGGGAACCAACAAGAGGCAGAACTCTCAATGgatggagaaaagaaagaaaatcaatcAGAGGCAGAACACTCAATGGATGGAGAAAAGCACGGGAACCAACAAGAGGCAGAACACTCAATGGATGGAGAAAAgcacaggaaccaacaagaggcaGAACACTCAATGGATGGAGAAAAgcacaggaaccaacaagaggcaGAACTCTCAATGgatggagaaaagaaagaaaatcaatcAGAGGCAGAACACTCAATGGATGGAGAAAAGCACGGGAACCAACAAGAGGCAGAACACTCAATGGATGGAGAAAAGCACGGGAACCAACAAGAGGCACAACACTCAATGGATGGAAAAAAGCAAGGGAACCAATCAGAGGCAGAACACTCAATGGATGGAAAAAAGCAAGGGAACCAATCAGAGGCAGAACACTCAATGGATGGAGAAAAGCACGGGAACCAACAAGAGGCAGAACACTCAATGGATGGAGAAAAgcacaggaaccaacaagaggcaGAACACTCAATGGATGGAGAAAAgcacaggaaccaacaagaggcaGAACTCTCAATGgatggagaaaagaaagaaaatcaatcAGAGGCAGAACACTCAATGGATGGAGAAAAGCACGGGAACCAACAAGAGGCACAACACTCAATGGATGGAAAAAAGCAAGGGAACCAATCAGAGGCAGAACACTCAATGGATGGAAAAAAGCAAGGGAACCAATCAGAGGCagaacactcaatgcatggagaaaagaaagaaaatcaatTAGAGGCAGAACACTCAGTGGATGGAAAAAGCAACAACACCCTGTGACAGAAGACCGAGTATAAAATCCCTCTTTGCAAGTCCCTTATGTTTCATGAATAACACTCAAAGGATGGAAAAAAAGCAAGGGAACCAATCAGAGGCAGAACACTCAATGGATGGAGAAAAGCACGGGAACCAACAAGAAGCAAAACACTCAATGGAAGGAGAAAAGAAAGGGAACCAATCAGAGACAGAACACTCAATGGAAGAATtttagtgaaagactgggaaaTAGAAGGGGAATGGGAAAGCCAgggtaagaaaaaaaagaggtggaaagcagtaaaaagagagaaagggtaaaaggtcatagatttgatatactgcctttctgtgatacatccAAAGCAATGTAAACATTTTATTACATgcgggtactttctctgtccctagtggtctcaaaatctaagttttttgtacctgaggcaatggagggttaagtgacttgcccagggtcacaaggagctgcagctggaatcaaacccagttccccaggtactcagtccactgcacaaaccattaggctactcctccactcctggacagtatgaatgaatgaaatctagactgagaggcagaaaaatacatGGAAAAATGATGAAAGGCACAGATCAATGTTCGGGATAGATGTAGTGGAGGAAATTATGAAGCCCAGTACAGAGAAAAGTGATCAATGGACAGGAGAACCTtacaagacagttaagagaagacagaggaaagcagaaaccaggtactgggaccaacatgattaaaataattaaatggctaaacaacaaaggtaaaattatttaatttttaatttaggataaacttGTGTAGTATCCATGTGAGTCCAttctaaaggttaataaatataaatttaaaaaaacccagAATATAAAGTGATACCTTTTAATTGGACTGACTTAATATTACTCTGACTTTCAGAgggcaaaacctccttcctcaggtcagggcaGTATAACATTCCATACCAGCAGTGAACTGTCCTGACCTGAAAAGAAGGTTTTGTCCTCTGAGTCAATCAGAATAATAtatttagtctaataaaaaggtatcactttattttctatttttgttcatttttaatgTAGTGATTGGCATATGAGTGTTTTCGGAAATGTACATCTGCTATCTTGATATTTTGCCCAATACAGAGGGACATGAGTCACTGTTCAGctagattatggggtctttttactaagtcgtggtagaaagtggcctacagtattgttgggggggggggggggttggcatgcactgggccatggctggaaaaaaaaggcttttttcaatgggggcagtaaatggccgtgcactacaattaaaagtagcatgtggctatttactgtctgagccctgccactgacctagcactaagggctcacatgctacatgcgcAGTACTCATGCAGTGTGCGCCAATATGGCCCTGCCGATTATCACTGGGAACACCCCTgcaacagaaaagagaaaaatattttctaccgcaggaaacaGTGCGCACCAACTTCGAAATTATCACTGGGTGGGCGTGCTAACAgggcggtagtgtcgatttggcatgcgctgcacaCACAGTAGCCTtgccgccgctttgtaaaagggccatgaTATGCagagcaggggcttagccagacctcggtgggaggggggccagagcccgaggtggaggGCACTGTTTAGTCGCTGCAACCCCCCACCGCCAACTGCcccaccgccgcatcaggtaccttgtttgctggcgggggtccccaatccccactagccgaagagtcttcttcggCGCCAGTCAACTCCGGCGTCTTCGTTGTGTGATTTGTTTCTggcgccttacgtcctgcacggggctacatgcacggtgcaggacgcaaggtgtcagaaacagatgatcacacaacgaaggcgccggagtcgactggcgctgaagactcttcggctggcggggattggagaccccagccagcaaacaaggtacctgatgatgcggTGGGTTGGGCGGTggcgggtcaaatgtagagggggccagggcataatctgtggggtcccatgcccccgtggccccacatagctacgcccctgatgcagagCGGAGTGGCTTTCAGTGTACTACTCTAATCATTAGGaacagctaatacagataattCACACTCCAAACATGTTTGATAAATCAACAGTAAACTAAAGgccagcagatctgaagcctgATGGCCATTTGgaaacttacaaaaaaaaaacccaaacaaaccaaTCCTGATGGTTATCAGTAACCACAAGATATCCGTTACAGTGATGCTGAACACTACtcttcacatggccaacaggaaggtGTTGGACTGgaagccaagtgttaaagtacctcTGGTAGACCCAGGGAGGAAGGAATCACAGACGTaagagccaactctgtgggtgcttgagcacccccaatattgagaacattccttgtatgtgtccagggaggggttatttccattaggcttagcacccccaataattttgaaaagttggctcctatggtcacagactactactactactacttaacatttctagagcactactagggttacgcagcgctgtacagtttaacaaagaaggacagtccctgctcaaagagcttaggcttagcacccccaataattttgaaaagttggctcctatggtcacaGACCAGTCTTCCCTGCTTTTACTGGTGGAAAGCCAACTTTTTCCAGAATAGTGTAATACTATTTTCTTTAATTATATTGTTTTGGTGtgcatattttgattttctttgGCATACAATTCAATGGAGTGCATCCAGTGTGCACAATACAATTAGTAGCAGAGGTACTAGGGAGCAGAAACTGTGAAGGGGTTTTCAAAAGGACCCCCACTGTCCCTTTATTGCTGACATAACTGTTCCCCCCCAACCCATCGCACTCTGCCCGAGCCAAGCCCCACCCCATTCTAGCCTCAGTAAACAGCCAAGTCACAGACCGCCCAAAAAAACACGGATATATTTCTACTTGGAATTGTGCTGTTACAGAAAacctagaaaaaaattatttgcaaCATGGATGAACTGCTGAGCTGCTGAGCTTGAGACTATGACAGgacttcccctgaagaagctgtaGTGAAACGGGTTCCCGTTGGGGATTGTCTCTCTCAGTTTGGTCTTATGCTCAACAatggataaaaataataaaatgataaagaaataaatatgcatgatctgtaaggaggtttttttagagCCGATGATTGAGAACAGCTGAGTTGAGAACACTTTATTAGGTTGTTTTTAAGAATACCCTTTAAAATAGGGGTGTCAGCAACAACTGAGGCTCTTCTCCTCCTAGTAATGATAGACACTAAAAATTAATTAATGAATTGACAAGGGTATGAGGAGTGATcactactttttttttacttcaccTTGTTCTATAACCATAACCTCTGCCTTCAAAAATCTTTCACACTGTGCAGCCCCTTCCACAAAGGAAACAGGATTTTAAGAGCCTTAAAAGTTCTGCTATACTAGATAACCAAAAGGCTCTTAAAATCCTCTGTTTCCTTTGTGGAAGGGGCTGTGCAATCTGAAAGCTCATGTGTTACATCTTTGTGTTACTGTTCTCTTGGTCTCGTCATAAGTATCAGAGTGGTATCAGCTCTCCCTTTGTCCTGCATCATTACGGCACTAGTGTTCTGCACTGTACATGTAATTCTCTGTCCTGCGTCACCAGGCATACCTTTTATTTCCGACTAAGCACACTAggacaaaatataaataatacaaaGAGGAAGTAAGAACACTGAAGGATCTAATTGGCATTGTTGTCTCTTGAATGCTGAAGCATTATTCCAGGGTAGAACGTCACAGTGTTGAAAGTGAATTCGCTAAGCCGAATTCCCAGTCCTTCCCATTTTTGGCTGATATTTATGAACCTATCATTAACTGCTAGGAGGCAAAGTAATAGCAGAGTCATTGCACACAACTTGTCAGATAGATAACCGGGTCTTTGACGGCTTTAGGTCTTGCTGAGGAGATTTTACTTGTCATTTAAGGGTTGGAACCAGAAACTGCAATACTTAAAAATACATTTCCTTCCCCTCTGCCCTGGGTGGCTCCAGTGTTTTGATAAGTTTCTGATGTTTATAATATTTAAAGAGCAATGAAAtagggcaggggtgggcaaccatggtcctcaagggccacaaaccaattgggttttctttttttaattgtcattattaatttatttataatttcaaattaACAACACAAGTTTAAACACTTGCTTATGAAAAACAGAAAGTTAACAGTCAATGAAGAAAATAACATT
It encodes:
- the LOC115477112 gene encoding involucrin-like, with protein sequence MEKKQGNQPEAEHSMDGEKHGNQQEAEHSMDGKKHGNQQEAQHSMDGKKQGNQSETEHSMDGEKHGNQQEAELSMDGEKKENQSEAEHSMDGEKHGNQQEAEHSMDGKKHGNQQEAQHSMDGKKQGNQSEAEHSMDGEKHGNQQEAELSMDREKKENQSEAEHSMDGEKHRNQQEAELSMDGEKKENQSEAEHSMDGEKHGNQQEAEHSMDGENHGNQQEAQHSMDGEKHGNQQEAQHSMDGKKQGNQSEAEHSMDGKKQGNQSEAEHSMDGEKHGNQQEAELSMDGEKKENQSEAEHSMDGEKHGNQQEAEHSMDGEKHRNQQEAEHSMDGEKHRNQQEAELSMDGEKKENQSEAEHSMDGEKHGNQQEAEHSMDGEKHGNQQEAQHSMDGKKQGNQSEAEHSMDGKKQGNQSEAEHSMDGEKHGNQQEAEHSMDGEKHRNQQEAEHSMDGEKHRNQQEAELSMDGEKKENQSEAEHSMDGEKHGNQQEAQHSMDGKKQGNQSEAEHSMDGKKQGNQSEAEHSMHGEKKENQLEAEHSVDGKSNNTL